Proteins from one Candida orthopsilosis Co 90-125, chromosome 2 draft sequence genomic window:
- a CDS encoding Cin4 protein (S. cerevisiae homolog CIN4 has role protein folding and localizes to cytoplasm) — translation MGLLTIIRNQKRKEKEIRMLVLGLDNSGKTTIIKNMLHEDVNSISPTMGFQIQSLLYKEYTLNMWDIGGQTSLRAFWSNYFDKTDVVLWVIDGLSLERIEESYQELRGKIIEQDRLVGVYLLISINKTDLIPESEVEQLKESVSRLLQLEEVIPERDHWSIELVSGKTGAGIEKVLDWVVSREY, via the coding sequence ATGGGTCTTTTAACAATCATTAGAAACCAGAAAAGGAAGGAGAAGGAAATCCGAATGTTGGTTTTAGGTCTTGATAACTCAGGCAAAACTACCATTATTAAAAATATGTTACATGAAGATGTGAACAGCATTTCACCAACTATGGGCTTTCAAATCCAGTCGTTGCTTTATAAAGAGTATACATTGAACATGTGGGATATTGGGGGACAAACAAGTCTAAGGGCATTTTGGAGTAATTATTTTGACAAGACCGATGTTGTATTATGGGTTATTGATGGTCTCAGTTTGGAGCGAATAGAAGAGTCGTACCAAGAGTTACGCGGCAAAATTATTGAACAGGATAGATTAGTTGGGGTatatttgttgatttccATTAATAAGACTGATTTAATACCAGAAAGCGAAGTGGAACAATTAAAGGAAAGCGTGAGTCGACTTTTGCAGTTAGAGGAGGTAATTCCCGAACGAGATCATTGGAGCATTGAATTAGTCAGTGGCAAAACAGGTGCCGGAATTGAGAAAGTATTAGATTGGGTTGTTTCAAGAGagtattga
- a CDS encoding Mnn11 protein (S. cerevisiae homolog MNN11 has alpha-1,6-mannosyltransferase activity, has role in glycosylation and localizes to alpha-1,6-mannosyltransferase complex): MFGKSGAFKPRYGKSNPSYLPLPATFGRLNQRRSLPLMIIGIIVVWYLFAPFSILSIMFRSSSVPHYPPAHPYTTKHVIEKQSKYIYPPIEQASLLKQLTAQKLVHSAKIDDNMVLQPLSVLDNPDPTVQKLKEKDENEKDQFMKAKNFFKNQDRIVFKPKSLKNYPEVIVVTAVYFDKYSVDGLAKIVQNRVDYAHFQKYGVYVRWAQEFIPQLNSMVALTDKEKSKWVRLFCMRAAMFAFPHAKWFWYLDEDGLIMDMTVNIQKKLLNSEVLNPQMLRDQPLIPKTGLIKTYKSIKAENTQLILTQSDKKIETTSFVVRNGPVGKAVTEVWSNELYLNYQSFPYGPDSALTHLLQWHPFVLSKTTLVPAKIICAAHSQNNANDYTYEEGDLVAQWSDCKSSTECEEILNAYQPKVKKP; the protein is encoded by the coding sequence ATGTTTGGCAAATCAGGAGCATTTAAACCTCGATATGGTAAATCCAATCCGTCATACCTACCCTTACCTGCGACTTTCGGTAGACTCAATCAACGCAGAAGCCTACCTTTGATGATAATTGGGATCATAGTGGTATGGTACCTTTTTGCCCCCTTTTCAATACTATCGATCATGTTTCGCTCATCTTCAGTGCCTCACTATCCACCAGCACACCCATACACCACCAAACACGTCATTGagaaacaatcaaaataCATTTATCCACCGATAGAACAAGCTTcacttttgaaacaattgaccGCTCAGAAGTTAGTTCATCTGGCAAAAATTGACGACAATATGGTCCTCCAGCCTTTGAGTGTTCTCGATAATCCAGATCCAACGGTACAGAAgttgaaagagaaagatgaaaatgaaaaagacCAGTTTATGAAAGCTAagaatttcttcaaaaacCAAGATCGAATTGTATTCAAACCtaaaagtttgaaaaattatccTGAAGTCATTGTAGTTACTGCTGTGTATTTCGACAAGTATTCGGTCGATGGATTGGcgaaaattgttcaaaatcGTGTTGATTATGcccatttccaaaaatatGGAGTCTATGTTCGTTGGGCACAAGAGTTCATTCCACAATTAAATTCTATGGTTGCGTTGACAGATAAGGAAAAATCAAAGTGGGTTAGATTGTTTTGCATGCGTGCTGCAATGTTTGCATTCCCACATGCTAAGTGGTTTTGGTatcttgatgaagatgggCTTATAATGGATATGACGGTGaatattcaaaagaaattgttaaaTTCAGAGGTTTTGAACCCGCAAATGTTGAGGGATCAACCTTTGATTCCTAAAACTGGATTGATTAAGACTTACAAGAGCATCAAAGCTGAGAATACCCAGTTGATACTCACTCAATCCGACAAAAAGATTGAGACAACTTCGTTTGTTGTTAGAAATGGACCAGTTGGTAAAGCAGTCACAGAAGTATGGAGTAATGAGCTTTATTTGAATTATCAAAGTTTCCCCTATGGCCCTGATTCTGCATTAACGCATCTTTTACAATGGCACCCGTTTGTGTTGAGTAAGACCACATTAGTACCAGCAAAAATCATATGTGCCGCACACTCGCAAAATAATGCCAACGATTACACTTACGAGGAAGGCGATCTTGTGGCACAATGGAGTGATTGCAAACTGTCTACTGAATGTGAAGAGATATTAAATGCTTATCAACCAAAAGTGAAGAAACCATGA
- a CDS encoding Pso2 protein (S. cerevisiae homolog PSO2 has DNA binding, exonuclease activity and has role in DNA repair) yields MVKDTENSSPRKQETQRSIYDFTQKQVNKENEDFVKVTRCDQIKEETEVNGGFSNDGPRAAKVEPIIKSEPLNETNGTSADSEATIKVDLETSLLFQTPNFDQDLPEDPREPISHESSVFCPVCELDISSLDIREKTDHVDTCLVRVTFVDEKPKIKATTSILNKRSPLPKEKNVGATNGKKRKTEKEKRRYINIETNTEKKIKIIKPPATTASSSISRRNEISALKTMTFPVDKKSGSNYQVSVDAFCFAPHPVIDKYFLTHFHADHYGGISKKWTYDRVFKDDTDYDNDEKYKRVIYCTEITGKLLTLYFSIDPRFIQQMAMDTRYKVRDYGPVDVADGGFISDEDSPGLYVTPITANHCPGAGIFLFESIGLDGNVHRILHCGDFRVNMTILDHPLLKRFSVSSQRFEDSLRIDKVYLDTTYMNPTYNFPKQELVCDTIAQLFEHLTAQDDNITSNDLFNTWFGMLTQSRITDFWKPTSAMKKKKFLILVGTYVIGKERLAIAISKKLHCPIYASNINNRKNKYDLLRTYEDEYLDSVLTDDELGRGYGSECIVHLVPMNIVGSVQELSNYFNHNRYYEAFERCVGLRPTGWSFAQNGKKEPESSDSIQPTPLQAVADLMANTTTYTYIDNILSQAPKNRGKHKPDQELYRIYSLPYSEHSSFRELAYFVVFFNIGQVIPTVNCHNEFNLQRMESIIGTWEQLRRIKTGHMNEVDATVTPELIEQVQNLSLNTF; encoded by the coding sequence ATGGTTAAGGATACAGAAAATAGCAGTCCAAGAAAGCAAGAAACCCAACGCTCCATCTACGATTTCACCCAAAAGCAGGTGAATAAAGAGAATGAAGATTTCGTAAAGGTGACGCGATGCgatcaaatcaaagagGAGACTGAAGTTAACGGCGGTTTTTCCAACGATGGCCCAAGAGCGGCAAAGGTGGAACCTATAATCAAATCAGAGCCATTGAATGAGACGAATGGAACCAGTGCTGACAGCGAGGCGACAATTAAGGTTGATCTCGAGACCTCGTTGCTATTTCAAACCCCAAACTTCGACCAAGATTTACCAGAGGATCCACGCGAGCCTATATCTCATGAATCTAGCGTCTTTTGTCCCGTTTGCGAACTTGATATATCGTCATTGGACATACGCGAAAAGACTGATCACGTAGATACCTGTCTTGTACGCGTGACGTTTGTGGATGAGAAACCAAAAATAAAAGCCACTACACTGATTCTTAACAAGCGATCACCATTAccaaaggaaaagaatGTAGGGGCCACGAATGGAAAGAAACGGAAAACCGAAAAGGAGAAAAGACGATATATAAACATTGAAACTAATACagaaaagaagataaaGATCATCAAACCACCGGCAACAACTGCAAGTTCTTCTATATCGCGCAGAAATGAAATCTCGGCGTTAAAAACGATGACTTTTCCTGTTGATAAGAAGCTGGGGTCAAATTACCAAGTATCCGTTGACGCGTTTTGCTTTGCACCACACCCTGTTATTGACAAATACTTTTTGACTCATTTTCACGCTGACCATTACGGAGGAATATCCAAGAAATGGACGTATGATCGGGTTTTTAAAGATGATACCGATTATGATAACGATGAAAAGTATAAACGAGTTATTTATTGTACTGAGATTACTGGTAAGTTGCTAACGTTgtacttttcaattgatccacgtttcattcaacaaatggcTATGGATACACGGTACAAAGTCAGAGATTATGGTCCAGTTGACGTTGCTGATGGTGGTTTTATCAGTGATGAGGATTCACCAGGGTTGTATGTTACACCGATTACTGCAAACCATTGTCCTGGTGCTGgaattttcctttttgagTCCATCGGTTTGGATGGGAATGTACACCGCATTCTTCATTGTGGAGACTTTAGAGTCAACATGACAATATTGGACCATCCTTTGCTCAAGAGATTCAGTGTCTCATCTCAAAGGTTTGAAGATTCTTTGAGAATCGACAAAGTGTATTTAGACACAACATACATGAACCCCACCTACAATTTCCCCAAGCAAGAATTGGTCTGTGACACCATTGCGCAATTGTTTGAACATTTAACCGCCCAGGATGACAACATCACGAGCAATGACTTGTTCAACACTTGGTTTGGGATGTTGACACAGTCAAGAATCACTGATTTCTGGAAACCTACTTCAgcaatgaaaaagaaaaagtttttaaTATTGGTGGGGACTTATGTGATTGGCAAGGAACGGTTAGCGATTGCTATACTGAAAAAGCTTCATTGTCCCATATATGCGCTgaacatcaacaatagGAAGAACAAATATGATCTACTACGAACTTATGAGGATGAATACTTAGATCTGGTCTtaactgatgatgaattggggAGAGGCTATGGTTCCGAATGCATTGTTCATCTTGTTCCGATGAATATAGTTGGCTCAGTGCAAGAGTTATCCAACTATTTCAATCACAATCGTTACTATGAAGCTTTTGAACGTTGTGTTGGATTGAGACCAACAGGTTGGAGTTTTGCGCAAAATGGAAAGAAGGAACCCGAATCCCTGGACTCGATCCAACCAACACCTTTACAGGCAGTGGCAGATTTGATGGCAAATACCACTACGTATACGTATATTGACAACATCCTATCGCAAGCTCCCAAAAACAGAGGCAAACATAAACCCGATCAAGAGTTGTACCGAATATATTCGCTACCGTATAGTGAACATTCTTCATTTCGAGAATTGGCTTATTTCGTggtatttttcaacattggtCAAGTAATTCCTACTGTCAATTGCCACAATGAATTCAATCTTCAGCGTATGGAGTCCATTATTGGAACCTGGGAGCAGTTGAGACGCATCAAGACTGGTCATATGAACGAAGTGGATGCAACTGTTACAcctgaattgattgagCAAGTACAAAATTTGTCCTTAAATACGTTTTAG